Proteins co-encoded in one Montipora capricornis isolate CH-2021 chromosome 12, ASM3666992v2, whole genome shotgun sequence genomic window:
- the LOC138025283 gene encoding steroid 17-alpha-hydroxylase/17,20 lyase-like, translating into MFEELLWSTFALILLEWAFNGYFKANSLPPGPFPLPIIGNLLKVAVDSPHIDLMKMEKQYGHVFRLYLGSQLVVIVSGEEAIKEVLVTRSSEFAGRPNVYTGEVYSQGKAIVMTDYSPQWRLHRKITASALKRYMNEILKESKVIEDEFDLLLKRVSSWNGEPHDIAKEIRPAVMNVMCTMAFGSRYELDDPEFLRILEMITGVAKMLASGSLVDVFPCLSFLPFKSIQTAKRRREERDELIGRIYREHVQANRVQHPRDLADFLIKAKKEAENEDDSVKGFLTDEHLILSLSEVFMGGLESTSSTLCWTLVYLIHYPHVQDKLHQELDDVIGYSRLPDLTDKKNLPYLEATIAEIHRFSSLAPLAVPHKATVDTTLQGYNIPKGTTVLVNLWSLHHNPEIWDDPNEFKPERFLDDNGLFQTPKAGILLPFSGGRRVCLGESLARMQLFLVLARLLHSFKFENPPGCDLPTLQPDVGIVLMPQSFNVCAIKRHVF; encoded by the coding sequence ATGTTTGAAGAGCTGCTCTGGTCTACTTTCGCCTTAATTTTACTTGAATGGGCTTTCAATGGATATTTTAAGGCCAATTCTTTGCCTCCAGGGCCTTTTCCATTACCGATTATCGGAAACTTGCTAAAGGTGGCCGTCGACTCACCGCATATTGACTTAATGAAGATGGAAAAACAATATGGCCATGTCTTTCGCTTATATCTTGGAAGTCAACTCGTTGTAATAGTCAGCGGTGAGGAAGCCATCAAAGAAGTTCTTGTCACTAGATCGTCCGAGTTCGCAGGGCGTCCAAACGTTTATACTGGAGAGGTCTATTCACAGGGCAAAGCAATCGTCATGACAGATTATTCTCCGCAATGGAGGCTTCATCGCAAAATCACTGCCTCTGCACTGAAAAGATACATGaatgaaattttaaaggaaagcaaGGTAATCGAAGACGAGTTCGATCTGCTTTTAAAGAGAGTGAGTTCATGGAATGGGGAACCTCATGATATCGCAAAAGAGATTCGGCCTGCTGTCATGAACGTGATGTGTACAATGGCTTTTGGTTCTAGATATGAACTGGATGACCCCGAATTTTTACGGATACTTGAGATGATCACTGGCGTGGCGAAGATGCTTGCGTCCGGGAGCTTGGTGGACGTGTTTCCATGCCTGTCTTTCTTACCGTTCAAATCCATCCAGACTGCAAAAAGGAGACGTGAGGAAAGAGATGAACTAATTGGCAGGATTTACAGGGAACACGTTCAAGCTAACAGGGTACAGCATCCAAGAGATTTGGCAGACTTCTTGATAAAGGCAAAAAAGGAGGCTGAAAACGAAGACGATTCTGTGAAAGGATTCCTCACTGACGAGCATCTCATCCTCTCTCTTTCTGAAGTCTTTATGGGTGGGTTAGAAAGCACTTCAAGTACATTGTGTTGGACACTCGTATACCTGATACATTACCCACATGTTCAAGATAAGCTGCATCAAGAGCTGGATGACGTCATCGGGTATAGTCGCCTTCCAGACCTCACTGACAAAAAGAATCTACCGTATTTGGAGGCTACGATTGCAGAAATCCATAGATTCTCGTCTCTTGCCCCTTTAGCTGTTCCACACAAGGCTACAGTGGATACAACTCTGCAGGGGTATAACATACCAAAAGGCACGACAGTGCTTGTCAACTTATGGTCTCTTCATCACAATCCAGAGATCTGGGATGATCCCAATGAGTTTAAACCTGAGAGATTCCTGGACGACAATGGCCTTTTCCAAACACCAAAAGCAGGTATTTTATTACCGTTTTCGGGAGGGCGTCGCGTTTGCTTAGGAGAGTCACTTGCCCGAATGCAGCTCTTTTTGGTCTTGGCACGCTTGCTGCACAGCTTCAAGTTTGAGAATCCACCAGGCTGTGATCTTCCCACTCTACAACCTGATGTAGGAATTGTCCTCATGCCACAGTCCTTCAACGTTTGTGCAATCAAGAGGCACGTATTTTGA